From Verrucomicrobia bacterium S94, the proteins below share one genomic window:
- a CDS encoding uracil phosphoribosyltransferase, whose product MSRVVELKHPLVKHHMAMLRDKNTPTYIFRDQIRRLTLLLAYEATATLPVEEVSVETPLCTTTCKHIQTRIGLVPILRAGLGMCEAVQELIPQAEVWHLGFYRDESTLKPVEYYQKFSDHPPEIAFVLDPMLATGGSAVEAVNMVKNWGAENVSMLCTIASPEGIEKVQKAHPDVSIFACAIDECLNENAYILPGLGDAGDRIFNTL is encoded by the coding sequence ATGAGCAGAGTTGTTGAGCTGAAGCACCCCCTGGTAAAACACCATATGGCGATGCTGCGGGATAAAAATACCCCCACCTATATTTTCCGGGACCAGATCCGCCGGCTGACCCTGCTACTGGCCTACGAAGCCACCGCAACATTACCTGTTGAGGAGGTTTCTGTGGAAACGCCGTTATGCACCACAACCTGTAAACATATACAAACCCGTATCGGGCTCGTTCCGATTCTGCGCGCCGGTCTCGGGATGTGCGAAGCGGTTCAGGAACTGATTCCTCAGGCCGAAGTCTGGCATCTGGGGTTTTACCGCGATGAATCGACGCTGAAACCGGTTGAATATTATCAGAAATTTTCGGACCATCCTCCCGAAATCGCATTTGTTCTTGATCCCATGCTGGCCACCGGCGGTTCCGCAGTCGAAGCGGTGAATATGGTAAAAAACTGGGGCGCGGAAAATGTTTCCATGCTCTGCACCATCGCCTCTCCGGAAGGTATTGAAAAAGTTCAGAAAGCTCATCCGGATGTTTCCATTTTCGCCTGTGCCATCGATGAATGTCTGAACGAAAATGCCTATATTCTTCCCGGCCTCGGTGATGCCGGCGACCGAATTTTCAACACCCTTTAA
- the glgA gene encoding glycogen synthase GlgA, with translation MKVIFVSSEIVPFASTGGLGDVLAALPMALMEQEVEVIRFLPLYQSIDREKFGIRPCNYDIHIPLGNSWFHGTVWKNIWKGVTTIFIQSDAFFERPGIYGVPNHGYGDNFERFLFFQKAVVKLIDEWQLKPDIVHCNDWQAGLVPLLLYHGIDGNFRNGREKTLMTIHNLAHQGWAPAEKFYMTQLPESCYTMDTLEFYGEINMLKGGLVAASAINAVSPTYAEEVKTAEFGCRLNGVLYHRRNVLHGILNGIDYKRWNPETDTHIPANYSVNDLSGKAECKAALQKVCGFNVDPDIPLLGMISRMVPQKGIDLLFDAIQPIVESGAQLVILGTGDEHYEVACRNWAERWPENVCAWIEFSNTKAHRIEAGADIFLMPSEFEPCGQNQLYSMRYGTIPVVRAVGGLEDSVIDYSEKGGTGFKFREYSAEAFSQCLERALNIFKNSSRWKTLMKRAMRQDFSVTHMANDYITLYKKIITYNAEVD, from the coding sequence ATGAAGGTAATTTTTGTTAGTAGTGAGATAGTACCATTCGCATCGACGGGGGGTCTAGGAGATGTTTTGGCGGCTTTACCCATGGCTCTGATGGAGCAGGAGGTGGAGGTGATACGCTTCCTTCCGCTTTATCAGTCGATTGACCGCGAAAAGTTCGGCATCAGACCCTGCAATTATGATATCCATATTCCGCTGGGCAACAGCTGGTTCCACGGCACGGTCTGGAAAAATATATGGAAGGGTGTGACGACCATCTTTATCCAGAGTGATGCTTTTTTTGAGCGGCCGGGTATTTACGGTGTGCCGAATCATGGTTACGGCGATAATTTCGAGCGTTTTCTGTTTTTCCAGAAAGCGGTGGTGAAACTGATTGATGAATGGCAGCTGAAGCCCGACATTGTTCACTGCAATGACTGGCAGGCGGGTCTGGTTCCACTGCTGCTGTATCACGGCATCGATGGAAACTTCCGTAACGGCCGAGAAAAAACACTGATGACCATTCATAATCTGGCACATCAGGGCTGGGCTCCGGCGGAGAAGTTTTATATGACGCAACTGCCGGAAAGCTGCTATACGATGGATACGCTGGAATTTTACGGTGAGATTAACATGCTTAAGGGTGGACTCGTTGCGGCCAGCGCGATTAATGCGGTCAGTCCGACGTATGCCGAGGAGGTGAAAACCGCAGAGTTCGGCTGCAGACTCAACGGGGTGCTTTATCACCGGCGGAATGTGCTGCACGGGATTCTGAACGGCATCGATTATAAACGATGGAATCCGGAAACCGATACGCATATTCCGGCAAACTATTCCGTGAACGATCTCTCGGGAAAGGCCGAGTGCAAAGCTGCACTGCAGAAAGTCTGCGGGTTTAATGTGGATCCGGATATTCCGCTGCTCGGTATGATCTCGCGCATGGTTCCGCAGAAAGGGATCGACCTGCTGTTTGATGCCATACAGCCGATTGTGGAAAGCGGTGCGCAGCTGGTGATTCTCGGCACCGGCGATGAGCATTATGAAGTCGCCTGCAGAAACTGGGCGGAACGCTGGCCTGAAAATGTGTGTGCCTGGATTGAATTTTCCAATACCAAAGCGCATCGGATTGAAGCCGGCGCGGACATTTTTCTAATGCCGTCCGAATTTGAGCCGTGCGGGCAGAATCAGCTCTATTCCATGCGTTACGGAACCATCCCTGTTGTACGTGCGGTCGGGGGACTGGAGGATTCCGTAATCGATTATTCGGAAAAGGGAGGAACCGGTTTCAAGTTCCGGGAGTATTCAGCTGAAGCTTTTTCCCAATGTCTGGAGCGCGCTCTGAACATCTTTAAAAATTCCAGTCGCTGGAAAACGCTGATGAAACGCGCTATGCGGCAGGATTTTTCCGTTACGCACATGGCCAACGATTATATTACACTCTATAAAAAAATCATCACCTACAATGCGGAAGTGGATTGA
- a CDS encoding GtrA family protein encodes MMMEFIKKILLEKDHPGIQFLKYAFCGGLAFATDITIFYLTALFVFPALTPDDYFAQLLGLEIEPISESLRLKHFWLCKASGFVGGNIVAYVTNVLFVFKGGKHRILHEIALFLGVSFAAFLLSTWSGDALIRFFGVQTTVSNLTAIIFATLFNYTGRKFFIFHG; translated from the coding sequence ATGATGATGGAGTTCATTAAAAAAATTCTGCTGGAAAAGGATCACCCGGGCATTCAGTTCCTCAAATATGCATTTTGCGGCGGTCTGGCGTTTGCGACGGATATTACGATTTTCTATCTGACGGCTCTGTTTGTTTTTCCTGCACTGACGCCGGATGATTATTTTGCGCAGCTGCTCGGGCTCGAGATCGAACCGATTTCAGAGTCGCTACGGCTGAAGCATTTCTGGTTGTGCAAGGCTTCCGGGTTTGTCGGTGGAAACATTGTGGCCTATGTCACGAACGTGCTTTTTGTATTCAAGGGCGGAAAACACAGGATACTGCACGAGATCGCTCTGTTTCTCGGGGTTTCATTTGCTGCGTTTTTACTCAGTACCTGGTCCGGGGATGCCCTGATCCGGTTTTTCGGGGTTCAGACTACGGTATCCAACCTGACCGCGATTATTTTTGCCACGCTGTTCAATTATACCGGCCGGAAGTTTTTCATTTTTCACGGCTGA
- a CDS encoding replication-associated recombination protein A, which produces MDLFNNPSEKPKPKAGAGTAPLAARMRPQKLEDIVGQEHILADDKLLRRAIEADRISSIILYGPPGCGKTTLAEVIAKTTNRRFERTSGVLANVSILRKILEASSHWKKMNGQDTILFIDEIHRFNKSQQDVLLPYVENGDIIMIGATTHNPFFFINTPLNSRSQIFQLRPLSVESILKVLTRALEAPQGLNGLVTANDEALQHLASVCEGDARRSLNALEIAALTTPPGDDGIVHLTKHEIEESVQKKAVNYDHDEDEHYDTISAFIKSVRGSDPNAAVYWLAKMLYAGEDPRFIARRLIILASEDIGNADPRGITLAVSCMQAVEFIGMPEARITLAQCTTYLACAPKSNAAYTAVNAALHDVENGRTLPVPKHLQSGPKPDKGDVKYQYAHNGENHFVDQEYVPTDKIYYEPTRQGYEDTIRKRIEYWNTLRRKNHDHQA; this is translated from the coding sequence ATGGATCTTTTCAATAATCCATCTGAAAAACCGAAACCGAAAGCCGGGGCGGGCACCGCACCGCTGGCCGCACGCATGCGTCCGCAGAAACTTGAGGATATTGTCGGACAGGAACATATCCTGGCCGATGACAAACTGCTTCGCCGAGCAATTGAGGCCGACCGGATCAGCTCTATTATTCTTTACGGCCCGCCCGGATGCGGAAAAACCACGCTTGCGGAAGTCATCGCCAAAACCACCAACCGCCGGTTCGAGCGGACCAGCGGCGTACTGGCCAATGTATCCATCCTCCGGAAAATTCTTGAGGCTTCCAGTCATTGGAAGAAAATGAACGGGCAGGACACCATCCTGTTTATCGACGAAATCCACCGCTTCAATAAATCGCAGCAGGATGTACTCCTGCCCTATGTGGAAAACGGCGACATCATTATGATCGGCGCCACTACGCATAATCCGTTCTTTTTCATCAACACTCCGCTCAACTCACGATCGCAGATCTTTCAACTCCGGCCGCTTTCCGTAGAATCGATCTTAAAGGTTTTAACGCGTGCGCTTGAGGCCCCTCAGGGACTTAACGGTCTGGTTACGGCCAACGATGAAGCCCTGCAGCATCTGGCCTCCGTCTGCGAAGGCGATGCCCGCCGATCGCTGAACGCACTGGAAATTGCCGCGCTGACCACCCCGCCGGGAGATGACGGAATCGTTCATCTGACCAAACATGAGATCGAGGAATCCGTTCAGAAAAAGGCGGTCAACTACGATCACGACGAAGATGAGCACTACGATACGATTTCGGCTTTCATAAAAAGTGTGCGCGGTTCCGATCCCAATGCGGCGGTCTACTGGCTGGCCAAAATGCTCTACGCCGGCGAAGATCCGCGGTTTATTGCCCGGCGCCTGATTATTCTGGCCTCCGAGGATATCGGCAATGCCGACCCGCGCGGCATCACACTGGCTGTATCCTGTATGCAGGCCGTGGAGTTTATCGGCATGCCCGAAGCGCGCATCACCCTCGCCCAATGCACGACCTATCTGGCCTGTGCGCCCAAAAGCAATGCCGCCTATACCGCCGTGAATGCCGCCCTGCACGACGTCGAAAACGGTCGTACCCTCCCCGTCCCGAAGCACCTGCAGAGCGGGCCAAAACCGGATAAGGGCGACGTAAAATATCAATATGCTCACAACGGCGAAAACCACTTCGTCGATCAGGAATATGTGCCTACCGATAAAATTTACTATGAACCGACCCGGCAGGGCTACGAAGACACTATCCGTAAGCGCATCGAATACTGGAACACTCTGAGGCGTAAAAACCATGACCACCAAGCATGA
- a CDS encoding UMP kinase, with product MKYKRILLKISGEALQNKEKALNHDPEIMAMLAAQFKSMLEMGAEIAVVVGGGNIFRGLAGAQSGTNRITGDYMGMLATVINSLAIQNALENEGIDTRVMTAITMRSIAEPFIRRKAVRHLEKGRVVIFGAGTGNPYFTTDSAAALRASEINADVLMKATKVDGIYTADPVKDPDATKFETITYQDALNKQLKVMDAAAFSLCMENDIPIVVFDFFKENGMVDVLTGVESGTLVTHT from the coding sequence ATGAAGTATAAACGTATCCTCCTCAAGATCAGCGGTGAAGCGCTTCAGAATAAAGAAAAAGCCCTGAACCACGACCCGGAAATCATGGCCATGCTGGCCGCCCAGTTTAAATCCATGCTCGAAATGGGGGCCGAAATTGCCGTCGTGGTCGGAGGAGGAAACATCTTCCGCGGCCTGGCCGGAGCGCAGTCAGGAACCAACCGTATCACCGGTGACTACATGGGTATGCTGGCCACCGTCATCAACTCTCTTGCCATTCAGAATGCACTGGAAAATGAGGGAATTGACACCCGCGTAATGACCGCAATCACCATGCGCTCCATTGCCGAACCCTTCATCCGCCGCAAAGCGGTACGCCACCTTGAAAAAGGCCGTGTGGTTATTTTTGGCGCCGGCACGGGCAATCCCTATTTCACGACCGATTCCGCTGCAGCACTGCGCGCCTCGGAAATCAACGCGGATGTACTGATGAAAGCCACCAAAGTCGACGGTATTTATACCGCGGATCCGGTCAAAGATCCGGACGCCACAAAGTTTGAAACCATCACCTATCAGGATGCACTTAACAAACAGCTTAAGGTGATGGATGCTGCGGCATTCTCGCTCTGTATGGAGAACGACATTCCTATTGTCGTGTTTGACTTTTTCAAGGAAAACGGGATGGTAGATGTGCTGACCGGCGTAGAGTCCGGCACACTGGTAACACATACATAA
- a CDS encoding ribosome recycling factor, with protein sequence MTDEILLETEDKMDKTVQFLQQELSGLRTGKANPALVDTITVDYYGTPTRLRDLANISTPEPRLIVINPFDPSSLGLIEKAIVAANIGITPMNDGRLIRVPIPELSEERRKEMVKMAGRTTEEQRVSVRNIRRDANDRIKALQKNGDITEDERDAALEQIQKSTNEHIKQMDEMLEAKEKDIMEV encoded by the coding sequence ATGACAGACGAAATACTTTTGGAAACCGAAGACAAAATGGATAAAACCGTACAGTTCCTGCAACAGGAGCTCAGCGGTTTGCGCACCGGGAAAGCCAATCCGGCACTGGTTGACACCATTACTGTGGATTATTACGGAACCCCCACCCGTCTGCGCGATCTGGCCAACATCTCCACCCCGGAGCCGCGTCTCATCGTCATCAATCCCTTCGATCCCTCCTCTCTCGGCCTCATTGAAAAGGCCATCGTTGCCGCAAACATCGGTATTACCCCGATGAACGACGGGCGCCTGATCCGGGTTCCCATTCCGGAACTCTCTGAAGAACGCCGTAAAGAAATGGTTAAAATGGCCGGCCGCACTACAGAAGAACAGCGCGTCTCTGTCCGTAATATCCGTCGAGATGCCAATGACCGGATCAAGGCCCTTCAGAAAAACGGCGATATTACAGAAGATGAACGAGACGCTGCCTTGGAGCAGATTCAGAAATCCACCAATGAACACATCAAACAGATGGATGAAATGCTCGAAGCCAAAGAAAAAGACATTATGGAAGTATAG
- the rny gene encoding ribonuclease Y yields MVPLNASGFPWSAVYRETEVTVEFASYTGFEFILSIGFLVLGFFFHAYITKTNAIAASKQAKAILNEAQKEAEVVRREAKVQAKDAILRARENSQREFAKQRTDILDLEKRVVNREKNLTSKLEMLNNKELQLTGRMAEISEQKDALRAKESELNRLIREETRRIEDVASLSREEARKIIMARMEEELQAEADSLIRRYQKEAKEEARKRAREIVVTAIQRYSAETVNDVTTSQVSLESDDIKGRIIGKEGRNIKSFEAETGVNVLIDETPEVVVLSCYDPIRREIARVALERLIEDGRIHPARIEETVEKVKEEIDDTIRRAGEEALFGLGISGVAPELVHILGKLKFRTSYNQNVLDHSVEAAHLIAMMAADLGLDPKIAKRCGIFHDIGKALDHEMEGGHAEIGAKILRKYGEEQVVWEAVASQHEGLDVHNIYGVLCDAADALTAARPGARMETTDIYIERLEKIELICNQYAGVKSSYAVQAGREIRIMVEPEKFNDHGASLLAKNIAKQIGKEVKIPGTVRVTVIRETRCVEYAK; encoded by the coding sequence ATGGTGCCATTGAATGCATCGGGTTTTCCATGGAGTGCGGTCTATCGTGAAACGGAGGTTACCGTGGAATTTGCAAGTTACACAGGTTTTGAATTTATCCTGAGCATCGGCTTTCTGGTGCTGGGGTTCTTCTTTCATGCCTATATTACTAAAACCAATGCCATTGCCGCGAGCAAACAGGCCAAGGCGATTCTGAACGAAGCTCAGAAGGAAGCCGAAGTCGTACGCCGCGAGGCCAAGGTGCAGGCGAAAGATGCCATCCTTCGTGCACGCGAAAACTCCCAGCGGGAGTTTGCCAAGCAAAGGACCGATATTCTTGATCTGGAAAAAAGGGTCGTCAATCGGGAAAAAAATCTGACCAGCAAACTGGAGATGCTTAATAATAAGGAGCTTCAGCTGACCGGACGGATGGCGGAGATCAGCGAGCAGAAAGATGCATTACGGGCGAAGGAAAGCGAACTGAACCGGTTGATCCGCGAAGAAACCCGCCGGATCGAGGATGTTGCCAGCCTGTCCCGTGAGGAGGCACGGAAAATTATTATGGCCCGCATGGAGGAGGAACTGCAGGCGGAAGCCGACAGCCTGATCCGGCGTTACCAGAAAGAGGCCAAAGAAGAAGCCCGGAAACGGGCCCGCGAAATTGTGGTGACCGCTATCCAGCGTTATTCTGCCGAAACGGTCAATGATGTGACCACCAGCCAGGTCAGCCTGGAAAGCGATGATATAAAAGGACGCATCATCGGCAAGGAAGGCCGAAATATTAAATCATTTGAAGCCGAAACCGGAGTCAATGTTCTCATTGATGAAACCCCGGAAGTTGTTGTGCTCTCGTGCTATGACCCGATCCGCCGTGAAATTGCGCGTGTGGCTTTGGAACGCCTGATTGAAGACGGTCGTATTCATCCTGCCCGTATTGAGGAAACCGTGGAAAAAGTTAAAGAAGAGATCGACGACACCATCCGCCGCGCCGGCGAGGAAGCCCTGTTCGGTCTGGGTATTTCCGGCGTCGCTCCGGAACTGGTGCATATTCTCGGCAAGCTTAAATTCCGGACCAGCTATAATCAGAACGTCCTGGATCATTCCGTGGAAGCCGCACACCTGATTGCCATGATGGCCGCCGACCTCGGACTGGATCCGAAAATCGCCAAACGTTGCGGTATTTTTCACGACATCGGCAAAGCGCTGGATCATGAAATGGAAGGTGGCCACGCGGAAATCGGCGCGAAAATTCTGCGGAAATACGGCGAAGAACAGGTGGTTTGGGAAGCCGTCGCTTCACAGCACGAAGGCCTTGATGTCCACAATATCTATGGGGTACTTTGCGATGCCGCCGATGCGCTGACCGCCGCCCGTCCCGGCGCCCGTATGGAAACCACGGACATCTATATTGAACGACTGGAAAAAATCGAGCTGATTTGCAATCAGTATGCCGGTGTTAAAAGCAGTTATGCCGTTCAGGCGGGACGTGAAATACGTATTATGGTCGAGCCCGAAAAGTTCAATGACCACGGAGCCTCATTGCTCGCGAAAAATATTGCCAAGCAGATCGGTAAGGAAGTTAAAATCCCCGGAACAGTTCGCGTGACGGTAATCCGCGAAACACGATGCGTTGAATACGCAAAATAA
- a CDS encoding superoxide dismutase has protein sequence MKKTAKYLTIMVLFGAITTASVMAHCQVPCGIYDDEMRVKMMYEHVTTITKAMKQIEAGQNANQTTRWIMNKEKHADEIMEIVSDYFLAQRIKEGMDHYEENLKILHRIIVYSMKCKQTTDVANAQKLSEAIHTLEHTYFGEKHQH, from the coding sequence ATGAAAAAAACAGCCAAATATCTGACTATTATGGTCCTGTTCGGAGCCATTACTACCGCATCGGTCATGGCACACTGCCAGGTTCCCTGCGGCATTTATGATGATGAAATGCGTGTTAAAATGATGTATGAACACGTCACCACCATCACCAAAGCCATGAAGCAGATCGAAGCCGGTCAGAATGCCAACCAGACCACGCGCTGGATCATGAATAAAGAAAAGCATGCCGATGAAATTATGGAAATTGTTTCAGACTACTTCCTTGCCCAGCGCATCAAAGAAGGCATGGACCACTACGAAGAAAACCTGAAAATACTTCACCGTATTATCGTCTATTCAATGAAATGCAAACAAACCACCGACGTAGCCAACGCCCAGAAACTGAGTGAAGCCATTCACACACTGGAACACACCTACTTCGGCGAAAAACACCAGCACTGA
- a CDS encoding phosphopantothenoylcysteine decarboxylase, whose protein sequence is MHRSLLILSGPTHEYIDPVRFIGNASSGRMGKALAEEARRRNYRITYISGPVAPANLPELGTSGRIIQITEAEEMLAAAQEHFQTADAVIFAAAVADYTPAEKKTEKMAKSEEELVLHLRPTPDIAKTLCTSKSRNQIAIGFALQTTEGEKNARRKLKSKNLDGIVLNTPATLGADSGSFSFLSAASSGFEPWGKISKAECAEHILRALEKISREK, encoded by the coding sequence ATGCACCGAAGCCTGCTTATTCTTTCCGGACCAACACACGAATATATTGACCCCGTCCGTTTCATCGGTAATGCCAGTAGCGGACGGATGGGCAAAGCCCTTGCCGAAGAAGCCCGGCGCCGCAACTACAGGATCACTTACATTTCCGGCCCCGTTGCTCCGGCCAATCTACCGGAGCTGGGGACTTCCGGTCGGATTATTCAGATAACGGAGGCCGAAGAAATGCTCGCCGCAGCACAGGAGCACTTCCAAACTGCGGATGCGGTTATCTTCGCCGCCGCTGTAGCCGATTATACCCCGGCAGAAAAGAAAACCGAGAAAATGGCCAAGTCGGAGGAAGAACTTGTGTTGCACCTTCGACCGACTCCGGATATTGCTAAAACACTCTGCACCTCAAAAAGCCGCAATCAGATTGCTATCGGTTTTGCGCTGCAGACCACTGAGGGAGAAAAAAACGCCCGCCGGAAACTGAAATCCAAAAATCTGGATGGCATCGTGCTGAACACCCCGGCCACATTGGGTGCGGACTCCGGTTCCTTCAGTTTTCTGTCAGCGGCGTCCTCCGGTTTTGAGCCTTGGGGAAAAATCAGCAAAGCCGAATGCGCTGAACACATCCTCCGGGCTTTGGAAAAAATCAGCCGTGAAAAATGA
- a CDS encoding 5-formyltetrahydrofolate cyclo-ligase: MTTKHELRRQVGKKRAALDAEWLKTASASLIRQFRSLDIFKTSKTVALYKAIGGEVNLEPLFEHCWSLGKRTAIPVFNANSRVYEMAEISSSTQFRTGNYGIPEPVSPERLPLSAINLIIVPGVAFDLAGNRLGRGGGYYDRMLSVFSGSTVGVCFDFQWLETVPVDPHDQPVDFVVTETKCGKVPNEH; encoded by the coding sequence ATGACCACCAAGCATGAACTCCGTAGACAGGTCGGAAAAAAACGTGCGGCGCTCGATGCCGAATGGCTGAAAACGGCCAGTGCGTCATTGATTCGGCAGTTCCGGTCTTTGGATATTTTTAAAACCTCAAAAACCGTAGCGCTGTATAAGGCTATTGGCGGCGAGGTAAATCTGGAGCCGCTTTTTGAGCACTGCTGGTCGCTGGGTAAACGAACGGCGATTCCTGTTTTTAATGCAAACAGCCGCGTGTATGAAATGGCGGAGATTTCAAGTTCGACACAGTTCAGAACCGGGAATTACGGTATACCGGAGCCGGTTTCTCCGGAACGGCTTCCGCTTTCCGCCATTAATCTGATAATTGTCCCCGGCGTTGCATTCGACCTCGCCGGAAACCGGCTCGGCCGAGGCGGAGGATATTATGACCGCATGCTTTCCGTTTTTTCCGGTTCGACGGTCGGCGTCTGTTTTGATTTCCAATGGCTGGAAACCGTTCCGGTTGATCCTCATGATCAGCCGGTCGATTTCGTTGTGACCGAAACAAAATGCGGGAAAGTGCCAAACGAACATTAG
- a CDS encoding YraN family protein, translating to MRKWIERLFRHKTETAHLQAGKWGEKQAVRFLKARKWKIIGKRVRSGKHDELDIIADDGNALVFVEVKTRKNEDFGRPFSAVNKEKRRRLSRAAVNYLKKKNAKPDYIRFDVIEVIGRPGGDPEIRHIENAFPLDPAYSLWW from the coding sequence ATGCGGAAGTGGATTGAAAGGCTGTTTCGGCATAAAACTGAAACCGCCCATCTGCAGGCCGGAAAGTGGGGCGAAAAACAGGCTGTGCGTTTTCTGAAAGCCAGAAAGTGGAAAATCATCGGTAAACGGGTCCGTTCGGGAAAACACGATGAACTTGATATCATCGCCGATGATGGGAACGCGCTGGTTTTTGTCGAAGTCAAAACCCGGAAAAATGAAGATTTCGGCCGGCCGTTTTCCGCTGTTAACAAAGAGAAGCGCAGGCGTTTATCCCGAGCCGCAGTAAATTACCTGAAAAAGAAAAACGCCAAACCCGATTACATCCGGTTTGACGTTATTGAAGTGATCGGCCGGCCCGGAGGAGATCCTGAGATCCGGCATATTGAAAATGCCTTTCCTCTGGACCCGGCCTATTCACTCTGGTGGTAG